In a single window of the Nicotiana tomentosiformis chromosome 10, ASM39032v3, whole genome shotgun sequence genome:
- the LOC104101916 gene encoding plasma membrane ATPase 1 — MGEEKPEVLDAVLKEAVDLENIPIEEVFENLRCTKEGLTVTAAQERLAIFGYNKLEEKKESKFLKFLGFMWNPLSWVMEAAAIMAIALANGGGKPPDWQDFVGIITLLIINSTISFIEENNAGNAAAALMARLAPKAKVLRDGRWKEEDAAVLVPGDIISIKLGDIIPADARLLEGDPLKIDQSALTGESLPVTKGPGDGVYSGSTCKQGEIEAIVIATGVHTFFGKAAHLVDSTNQVGHFQKVLTAIGNFCICSIAVGMIIEIIVMYPIQHRAYRPGIDNLLVLLIGGIPIAMPTVLSVTMAIGSHRLAQQGAITKRMTAIEEMAGMDVLCSDKTGTLTLNKLTVDKNLIEVFAKGVDADTVVLMAARASRTENQDAIDAAIVGMLADPKEARAGIREIHFLPFNPTDKRTALTYLDGEGKMHRVSKGAPEQILNLAHNKSDIERRVHSVIDKFAERGLRSLGVAYQEVPEGRKESAGGPWQFIGLLPLFDPPRHDSAETIRRALNLGVNVKMITGDQLAIGKETGRRLGMGTNMYPSSALLGQTKDESISALPIDELIEKADGFAGVFPEHKYEIVKRLQARKHICGMTGDGVNDAPALKKADIGIAVDDATDAARSASDIVLTEPGLSVIISAVLTSRAIFQRMKNYTIYAVSITIRIVLGFMLLALIWKFDFPPFMVLIIAILNDGTIMTISKDRVKPSPLPDSWKLAEIFTTGVVLGGYLAMMTVIFFWAAYKTNFFPRVFGVSTLEKTATDDFRKLASAIYLQVSIISQALIFVTRSRSWSFVERPGFLLVIAFVIAQLVATLIAVYANWSFAAIEGIGWGWAGVIWLYNLVFYIPLDIIKFFIRYALSGRAWDLVFERRIAFTRKKDFGKEQRELQWAHAQRTLHGLQVPDTKLFSEATNFNELNQLAEEAKRRAEIARLRELHTLKGHVESVVKLKGLDIETIQQAYTV; from the exons atGGGGGAAGAGAAGCCTGAAGTGCTGGATGCAGTCTTGAAAGAGGCAGTTGATTTG GAAAACATACCCATTGAAGAAGTTTTTGAGAATCTGAGATGTACAAAGGAGGGTCTCACAGTTACTGCTGCCCAAGAAAGGTTGGCTATTTTTGGCTACAACAAGCTAGAGGAGAAGAAG GAAAGCAAATTCTTGAAATTTTTGGGGTTCATGTGGAACCCTCTATCATGGGTTATGGAAGCTGCAGCTATCATGGCAATTGCTCTTGCAAATGGAGGA GGAAAGCCCCCGGATTGGCAGGATTTCGTGGGTATCATTACTTTACTTATAATTAACTCAACGATCAGTTTTATTGAGGAGAATAATGCTGGAAATGCAGCAGCCGCCCTTATGGCTCGACTTGCTCCAAAGGCCAAG GTTCTTCGAGATGGAAGATGGAAGGAAGAAGATGCTGCTGTTCTTGTGCCTGGTGACATAATCAGTATCAAACTGGGAGATATAATTCCTGCAGATGCTCGTCTTCTTGAGGGTGATCCGCTGAAAATTGATCAG TCTGCCTTAACGGGTGAATCTCTTCCTGTAACTAAAGGTCCGGGAGATGGAGTCTACTCTGGTTCAACCTGTAAACAGGGAGAGATAGAAGCTATTGTCATCGCTACAGGAGTTCATACCTTTTTTGGGAAGGCTGCCCACCTTGTTGACAGTACAAACCAAGTGGGACATTTCCAAAAG GTTTTGACAGCTATAGGAAACTTCTGCATCTGTTCTATTGCAGTGGGGATGATAATTGAGATTATTGTCATGTACCCTATCCAACACCGCGCATACCGTCCTGGAATTGACAATCTTCTTGTGCTTCTTATTGGTGGAATTCCAATTGCCATGCCAACTGTTCTTTCCGTTACGATGGCAATTGGTTCTCATCGTCTTGCTCAACAG GGTGCCATCACAAAAAGAATGACAGCTATAGAGGAGATGGCTGGCATGGATGTGCTTTGCAGTGACAAGACCGGGACCCTGACTCTAAACAAGCTTACTGTTGATAAAAACCTTATTGAG GTTTTTGCCAAAGGTGTTGATGCAGATACTGTGGTTCTGATGGCAGCTCGAGCCTCTAGGACAGAGAATCAGGATGCCATTGATGCTGCTATTGTTGGGATGCTGGCTGATCCAAAGGAG GCACGTGCTGGCATTCGTGAAATACACTTCCTTCCTTTCAATCCAACTGACAAGCGAACAGCGCTTACCTATCTTGATGGTGAAGGGAAGATGCACAGGGTCAGCAAAGGTGCTCCCGAGCAG ATCTTGAATCTTGCACACAACAAGTCGGACATAGAACGTAGAGTTCATTCTGTGATTGATAAGTTCGCTGAGCGGGGTTTGCGCTCACTTGGTGTGGCATACCAG GAAGTTCCCGAGGGAAGGAAGGAGAGTGCTGGGGGGCCATGGCAATTCATTGGTCTCTTGCCTCTATTTGATCCACCAAGACATGATAGTGCAGAGACCATAAGGAGAGCATTAAACCTTGGAGTGAACGTTAAAATGATTACAG GGGATCAACTCGCAATTGGAAAAGAAACTGGGCGCCGCCTGGGAATGGGAACAAATATGTACCCTTCATCTGCTCTGTTGGGACAGACTAAGGATGAATCAATTTCTGCTTTACCAATTGATGAACTTATAGAGAAGGCTGATGGTTTTGCTGGTGTTTTTCCCG AACACAAATACGAGATAGTAAAGCGCTTGCAAGCTAGGAAACACATATGTGGAATGACTGGTGATGGGGTCAATGATGCTCCTGCTCTAAAGAAGGCTGATATAGGAATAGCTGTTGATGATGCCACTGATGCTGCTCGTAGTGCTTCTGACATTGTCCTTACTGAACCTGGTCTAAGTGTCATCATCAGTGCTGTTTTAACCAGTCGAGCAATCTTCCAAAGGATGAAAAACTACACG ATATATGCCGTTTCTATCACAATCCGTATTGTG CTTGGTTTTATGCTTTTGGCCCTGATATGGAAGTTTGACTTTCCACCTTTTATGGTGCTTATCATTGCAATCCTCAATGACG GTACCATTATGACAATATCAAAGGATAGGGTCAAACCATCTCCTCTACCTGATAGTTGGAAGCTAGCTGAGATTTTTACTACTGGTGTTGTTCTTGGTGGCTATTTGGCTATGATGACAGTCATATTCTTTTGGGCAGCATACAAAACAAACTTCTTCCCT CGAGTATTCGGAGTATCAACACTTGAGAAGACAGCAACTGACGACTTCAGGAAGCTTGCCTCAGCAATTTACCTTCAAGTGAGCATTATCAGTCAGGCCCTGATATTTGTCACAAGATCTCGAAGTTGGTCGTTTGTTGAGCGTCCTGGTTTTCTACTTGTGATTGCTTTTGTGATTGCTCAACTG GTTGCGACCTTGATTGCTGTTTACGCAAATTGGAGCTTTGCTGCAATTGAAGGAATTGGCTGGGGTTGGGCTGGAGTGATCTGGCTCTACAATCTAGTATTCTATATCCCTCTTGATATCATCAAGTTCTTCATCCGCTACGCTCTCAGTGGAAGGGCCTGGGATCTTGTTTTTGAGCGAAGG ATTGCCTTTACCAGGAAGAAGGATTTCGGGAAAGAACAACGTGAGCTTCAGTGGGCACATGCACAGAGGACCCTTCACGGGCTACAAGTTCCTGACACCAAATTATTTAGTGAAGCTACCAATTTCAACGAGCTTAATCAGTTGGCTGAGGAAGCAAAGAGGAGAGCTGAAATTGCTAG ACTTCGGGAGTTGCATACACTGAAAGGCCATGTGGAATCCGTGGTGAAGTTAAAGGGTCTTGATATAGAGACAATTCAACAGGCATACACTGTTTAA